The following coding sequences are from one Geothrix sp. window:
- a CDS encoding cupin domain-containing protein, whose translation MPNVVSPRQVAASLTELWSPRVVGEVDEAYIKVAKVQGSLVWHSHEAEDELFLVLKGHLRIELEDRSVELDEGEMFVVPKGVRHNPVAEQECHLLLIERKSTLHTGTEVTERTRSVAEQLRPL comes from the coding sequence ATGCCCAACGTCGTCTCCCCCAGGCAGGTCGCGGCTTCGCTGACGGAGCTCTGGTCGCCGCGGGTGGTGGGTGAGGTGGATGAGGCCTACATCAAGGTGGCCAAGGTACAGGGGTCGCTGGTGTGGCACAGCCATGAGGCGGAGGACGAGCTGTTCCTCGTGCTCAAGGGCCACCTCCGCATCGAACTGGAGGACAGGTCCGTGGAGCTGGACGAAGGCGAGATGTTCGTCGTCCCCAAGGGTGTCCGCCACAACCCGGTGGCCGAGCAGGAATGCCACCTCCTGCTCATCGAGCGAAAGTCCACCCTGCACACCGGCACGGAGGTCACCGAGCGGACCCGCTCCGTCGCCGAGCAGCTCCGGCCGCTCTGA